A single genomic interval of Musa acuminata AAA Group cultivar baxijiao chromosome BXJ3-4, Cavendish_Baxijiao_AAA, whole genome shotgun sequence harbors:
- the LOC135636580 gene encoding nuclear pore complex protein NUP1-like isoform X4: MKTTTAGPSDPSVCGRGSVGLVCRLRIQWLPMKVVTGPEVFKRRSSVLESDLGPFLPIRSIRQKLTVKPSSKVIHSVLPGNLHHGPSTPFKRDVQDDLSVIQKPIWSDGHEKSGDNRISNNIVTPVSPQSSEMEKKILQQLDKLVPSPKEKTSKLKSNTLDESPDNVMHASSGQTLRNEEMYSTKSKFVQGNNLDSFRGSLMPDFRNSLSYKQETARFPQENCSVSISGVKLMSEANDMCDGVISVTAATCDKAAAEAMISDSVVVSQHQKLAFQSAALKDTQDVSNTCPLMDASCPLKDKDEVKITDKAVRPSIIRTNLSSSMTSTSLSSSSSDLSKAAHLKLSVDSIAESGKGFTFPFATAPSTSQIPPTPTMPSSLVKKSAMQKGQIDAPLFSFGSKDSNRADFSSTTTMRSFSATSGPGNDISNATASAMVKDSDADKHEGQISINLSKLVGVDNSADESTSNIPVVYSFGSSHNEFMPNGSLNLPSASSAVSVMAYSGSTGSMIFSTVTAVSASSFSTFVSSEAPPLSTVPSLQFGSTALLVSPTSVSQPLDKSTATDFEGMHSKVPPFNTNTANPGTSANFMFGGSFSSATNTGSILATSTVSRIGSSFIAPAASTLFSVSAGSQSALAPASTFSGASNSTFKFASAQSNDSNPSVVDNNTRGVAGSVGTQSTQGGSGISQISESSSSLFGPFCSSPTFGSNVLSSSSLGSSQFGAATTGFDLLSSSYLFSSSVGANSSCLSATSSSALAPAPSLFGSTFQSSISSAFGTSFGSNASYSSTGLAFGVSGSGGSPFVFSSLSAPAFSTNSAGGSSSSNLSGQPVFGLSSPATAFSSGTPRNDQMNVVDSMVEDSAKSAGSLVPQFGQPSTSSSITVFGTPVTQPTSSPFFQFGSHQQPTLPQSSPFQASGSLVEQLPQGGSFSLGSGGGDKSGRKIVKVRRDRLRKK; this comes from the exons ATGAAAACTACAACAGCAGGACCTTCGGACCCGTCCGTTTGTGGTAGAGGAAGTGTCGGACTTGTGTGTCGGCTGCGGATACAGTGGCTGCCCATGAAGGTAGTGACGGGACCAGAG GTTTTCAAACGACGAAGTTCGGTATTGGAAAGTGATCTTGGACCTTTTCTCCCTATACGTAGTATTCGTCAAAAGTTGactgtgaagccttcttcaaaggTGATTCATTCAGTCCTTCCTGGAAATCTTCATCATGGTCCCTCGACCCCATTTAAGAGGGATGTTCAAGATGATTTATCAGTGATTCAAAAGCCTATTTGGTCAGATGGACATGAAAAAAGTGGAGACAACAGGATTTCTAACAACATTGTTACTCCTGTTTCACCTCAGTCAAGTGAGATGGAAAAGAAAATATTGCAGCAGCTAGATAAGCTAGTGCCTTCACCAAAGGAAAAAACATCTAAGCTAAAGTCTAATACTCTGGATGAATCACCTGATAATGTGATGCATGCATCCTCGGGTCAGACACTCAGGAATGAGGAAATGTACTCCACCAAAAGCAAATTTGTTCAAGGCAATAATTTGGATTCTTTCAGGGGTTCCCTCATGCCAGATTTCAGGAATTCTTTATCTTATAAACAAGAGACGGCCAGGTTCCCTCAGGAGAATTGCTCAGTGTCAATTTCAGGAGTCAAATTAATGTCTGAAGCCAATGATATGTGTGATGGTGTTATTTCTGTCACAGCTGCTACGTGTGACAAGGCTGCTGCAGAGGCCATGATCTCAGATTCTGTCGTTGTTTCTCAACATCAGAAGCTAGCTTTTCAGTCTGCTGCACTTAAG GATACACAAGATGTGAGTAATACATGTCCTTTGATGGATGCTTCATGTCCATTGAAGGACAAAGATGAGGTGAAGATAACAGATAAAGCTGTCCGACCTTCAATAATAAGAACTAATTTGTCTTCCTCAATGACATCcacaagcttatcctcatcttcttCTGACCTCTCCAAGGCAGCTCATCTGAAGCTTTCTGTTGATTCGATTGCCGAGAGTGGCAAGGGTTTCACTTTTCCTTTTGCTACTGCTCCCAGTACTTCTCAAATACCTCCAACACCTACTATGCCAAGTTCATTAGTAAAAAAGTCAGCGATGCAAAAAGGACAAATAGATGCACCCTTGTTTAGCTTTGGCTCCAAGGACTCTAATAGAGCAGATTTTTCATCAACCACAACCATGAGGAGTTTTAGTGCCACTTCTGGTCCAGGAAATGACATAAG CAATGCCACAGCATCAGCAATGGTAAAAGATTCTGATGCAGATAAACACGAAGGTCAGATATCCATAAATCTGTCAAAATTAGTTGGAGTTGATAATTCTGCAGATGAATCAACATCAAATATCCCTGTCGTATATTCTTTTGGTTCCTCCCACAATGAATTCATGCCTAATGGATCATTAAATTTGCCTTCTGCATCTTCTGCTGTTTCAGTCATGGCATATTCTGGAAGCACCGGTAGCATGATTTTCTCTACGGTCACTGCTGTCTCTGCCAGTTCCTTCAGTACATTTGTTTCGTCTGAAGCACCACCACTTTCCACTGTTCCCTCACTCCAGTTTGGGTCAACAGCCTTACTGGTTTCTCCCACTTCAGTTTCTCAACCATTAGATAAATCTACTGCAACAGATTTTGAAGGAATGCATAGCAAGGTACCACCATTCAACACAAACACTGCCAATCCAGGTACAAGTGCAAATTTCATGTTTGGAGGCAGCTTTTCCTCTGCAACAAACACTGGCTCTATTCTGGCAACGTCAACTGTTTCAAGAATCGGAAGCAGTTTTATTGCTCCTGCTGCATCAACTCTATTTTCAGTGTCTGCTGGCAGCCAATCTGCTCTTGCACCAGCATCAACATTTTCTGGTGCAAGCAACAGCACATTCAAGTTTGCTTCAGCACAATCTAATGATTCAAACCCATCGGTTGTGGACAACAATACCAGGGGCGTTGCTGGAAGTGTTGGCACTCAGTCAACTCAGGGTGGAAGTGGAATCTCACAAATTTCTGAGAGTTCATCAAGTCTGTTTGGGCCCTTCTGTTCATCTCCGACTTTTGGGTCGAATGTTTTGTCCTCGTCCAGTTTAGGCAGCTCACAGTTTGGGGCAGCAACTACAGGTTTCGATCTATTGAGTTCAAGTTATTTGTTTTCTTCTTCAGTAGGTGCTAATTCTTCCTGCCTCAGTGCCACATCTTCCTCTGCACTGGCACCAGCCCCTAGTTTGTTTGGTTCCACCTTCCAATCATCAATATCATCTGCTTTTGGTACTTCTTTTGGTTCAAATGCATCTTATTCATCTACAGGACTTGCATTTGGAGTCTCAGGTTCTGGTGGTTCACCGTTTGTGTTTAGTTCATTGTCAGCACCAGCATTTTCTACAAATTCTGCTGGTGGTAGTAGTTCATCAAACTTATCTGGACAGCCTGTATTTGGCTTATCGAGCCCAGCCACTGCTTTTAGTTCTGGGACTCCTAGAAACGATCAGATGAATGTTGTGGATAGCATGGTTGAAGATAGTGCCAAGTCAGCAGGCAGTTTGGTTCCACAATTTGGCCAACCAAGTACTTCATCCAGTATAACAGTATTTGGTACTCCAGTGACTCAGCCAACTTCTTCCCCATTCTTTCAGTTTGGTAGTCATCAGCAGCCCACTCTTCCTCAAAGTTCCCCCTTTCAGGCATCTGGTAGTCTTGTTGAACAACTTCCTCAAGGAGGAAGCTTTTCTTTGGGTAGTGGTGGTGGCGACAAGTCTGGGCGGAAAATTGTGAAAGTCAGACGGGATAGGCTACGAAAAAAATAG